Proteins encoded together in one Chroicocephalus ridibundus chromosome 13, bChrRid1.1, whole genome shotgun sequence window:
- the CHCHD10 gene encoding coiled-coil-helix-coiled-coil-helix domain-containing protein 10, mitochondrial, producing the protein MARGSRSVGRAAPPPPAAPAPAPASPAPVAQPAQPGLMAQMASTAAGVAVGSAVGHVVGNALTGAFSGGSSEPAKAAAPVQEPRQQPVYQQSPYGPCHYEMKQFLECATNQRDLTLCEGFNEALKQCKYSNGVSSLL; encoded by the exons ATGGCGCGCGGCAGCAGGAGCGTAGGGagggcggcgccgccgccgccggcggccccCGCACCGGCCCCGGCAAG CCCGGCTCCGGTGGCGCAGCCGGCGCAAcccgggttgatggcgcagatggCCAGCACGGCGGCCGGCGTGGCCGTGGGTTCCGCCGTGGGACACGTCGTGGGTAACGCTCTCACCGGAGCCTTCAGCGGCGGCTCCTCCGAACCGGCCAAAGCGGCGGCTCCCGTTCAG gagccccggcagcagcccGTGTACCAGCAGTCGCCCTATGGACCCTGCCACTATGAGATGAAGCAGTTCCTGGAATGTGCCACCAACCAGAGAGACCTGACCTTGTGCGAGGGCTTCAATGAGGCGCTGAAGCAATGCAAGTACAGCAACG GTGTTTCTTCTCTCCTGTGA